Below is a genomic region from Gammaproteobacteria bacterium.
GTATCTGCTGGACGAGATGCAGCGCGGGCGAATTCGGCGCCAGCACGACAGGCGTACGCCGGTCGCTCGGTATCAGACTCTCGAGTCCCGGCCGGCGCCCTTCGCCTTTCGCCACACCGATGATAGTCACACCGGCCACCTGTAGTTCTTCCAGCACTTCCACCGCCTGCCGCACCTGGCCCTTACCGCCGTCGATAAACAGGATATCCGGCAGCTTGCCTTCGCCTGTCTTCAGCCGCGTATAGCGTCGGGTCAGGGCCTGGCGCACGGCGGCATAATCGTCACCGGGCTCGATGCCTGCAATGTTGAACCGACGGTAATCGGATTTGACCGGCCCTTGTGCGTCGAACACCACGCAGGACGCCACTGTGGCCTCGCCCATCGTGTGGCTGATGTCGAAACATTCCATCCGGCCTGGTGTCCCCGCAAGTTCCAGCTCTTCCTGCAGCGCTTCAACGCGACGCTGCATGTCCGCCCTGGAAGCCAGGCGCTCACCCAGCGCATGCGCCACGTTTCGATTCGCGATATCCAGCCAGCGCGCGCGCGGACCGCGTACCGTGGATGTAATCCGCATGCTCATGCCCCGCCGGGTCGTCAGCATCTCGGTCAGCGCTGGTAAATCGGCGGGCTGATGGCTGACGATGATCTCGGCCGGCACGTCGTGAGCCAGATAGTACTGCCCCATGACCGCGGTCAGCAGTTCCGCTTCATGCATGTCCTCAGGCGCGCGCGGAAAAAAGCTCTTGTTGCCGAGATTGTGACCAGCGCGGATGTTAAACACCTGCACGCCGGCGAGTCCCTGTTCCAGCGTGGCGGAGATGATGTCCAGATCGCCGCCCTCGCCGCTGACGTATTGTTGTTCGGTGATGCGGCGCAGGCTCTCTATACGGTTACGGTAAGCAGCCGCCCGCTCGAACTCCAGGCGCGCCGAGGCCGCTTCCATGCGCTCGATCAAGGCTTCGATCACCTCGCCGGTCTTGCCTTCCAGAAACTTGATCGCATGCTGCGCGTTGGTCCGGTACTCTTCGCGCTCGACGAAGCCGACGCAGGGCGCGGTGCAACGGTCGATCTGATATTGCAGACAGGGGCGGGTGCGGTTGCGGCAGAAACTGTCTTCGCACTGGCGCACCTTGAAGAGCTTCTGCAACAGATTCAGGGTCTCTCGCACCGCGCCGGCGTTGGGATAAGGTCCGAAATAACGGCCTTTGCCGCGTCGCGCGCCGCGATGAAACGACAGTCTGGGATAATCCTGCTCGGTGGAAACGTAAATATACGGATAGCTTTTGTCATCGCGCAGCACCACGTTGTAGCGCGGTCGATGCTCCTTGATCAGATTATTTTCCAGCAGCAGCGCCTCGGCCTCGGTGCTGGTGACCGTCACTTCGACCTGCCGGGTCTGGGCAACTACCGTGTCGATCCGTGGCCCATGTCCGCGCCGCTGAAAATAGCTGGATACCCTTTTCTTTAGATCCTTGGCCTTGCCGACGTACAGATACTTGCCGCGTTCAT
It encodes:
- the uvrC gene encoding excinuclease ABC subunit UvrC, translated to MTAQTDPAFDIDRFLGNLTRRPGVYRMLDERGKYLYVGKAKDLKKRVSSYFQRRGHGPRIDTVVAQTRQVEVTVTSTEAEALLLENNLIKEHRPRYNVVLRDDKSYPYIYVSTEQDYPRLSFHRGARRGKGRYFGPYPNAGAVRETLNLLQKLFKVRQCEDSFCRNRTRPCLQYQIDRCTAPCVGFVEREEYRTNAQHAIKFLEGKTGEVIEALIERMEAASARLEFERAAAYRNRIESLRRITEQQYVSGEGGDLDIISATLEQGLAGVQVFNIRAGHNLGNKSFFPRAPEDMHEAELLTAVMGQYYLAHDVPAEIIVSHQPADLPALTEMLTTRRGMSMRITSTVRGPRARWLDIANRNVAHALGERLASRADMQRRVEALQEELELAGTPGRMECFDISHTMGEATVASCVVFDAQGPVKSDYRRFNIAGIEPGDDYAAVRQALTRRYTRLKTGEGKLPDILFIDGGKGQVRQAVEVLEELQVAGVTIIGVAKGEGRRPGLESLIPSDRRTPVVLAPNSPALHLVQQIRDEAHRFAITGHRQRRAKSRTQSPLEQIHGLGPKRRQNLLKYFGGMRGISRAGIEDLTKVPGISAGTAQEIYDALHAY